In Mustela nigripes isolate SB6536 chromosome 12, MUSNIG.SB6536, whole genome shotgun sequence, one DNA window encodes the following:
- the GPBP1 gene encoding vasculin isoform X1 translates to MAQHDFAPAWLNFPTPPSSTKSSINFEKHSENFSWTENRYDVNRRRHNSSDGFDSGIGRPNGGNFGRKEKNGWRMHGRNGTENINHRGGYHGGSSRSRSSIFHSGKSQGLHENSIPDNETGRKEDKRERKQFEAEDFPSLNPEYEREPNQNKSLAAGVWGLHAQTHTYPTKKISQAPLLEYPPNPKSRAPRMLVIKKGNTKDLQLSGFPVVGNLQSQPVKNGTGPSVYKGLVPKPAAPPTKPAQWKSQTKENKVGTSYPHEPTYGVGNFNAFKSAAKNFSPSTTSVKECNRSNSSSPVDKLNQQPRLTKLTRMRTDKKSEFLKALKRDRVEEEHEDESHAGSEKDDDSFNLHNSNSTHQERDINRNFDENEIPQENGNASVISQQIIRSSTFPQTDVLSSSLEAEHRLLKEMGWQEDSENDETCAPLTEDEMREFQVISEQLQKNGLRKNGILKNGLICDFKFGPWKNSTFKPTIENDDTETSSSDTSDDDDV, encoded by the exons TCGTCAATAAATTTTGAGAAGCATTCTGAAAACTTTTCATGGACAGAAAATCGTTATGATGTGAATCGTCGACGACACAACTCTTCAGATGGCTTTGATTCTGGTATTGGACGTCCTAATGGAG GTAattttggaaggaaagaaaaaaatggatggcgGATGCATGGAAGAAATGGTACTGAAAACATAAATCATCGAGGGGGATACCATGGTGGAAGTTCCCGTTCTCGTAGCAGTATTTTCCATTCTGGAAAAAGCCAAGGACTACATGAAAACAGCATACCTGACAACGAAACAGGGCGGAAAGAAGACAAGAGAGAACGCAAACAGTTTGAGGCTGAGGATTTT cCGTCTTTAAATCCTGAATATGAGAGAGAACCAAATCAGAATAAATCTTTAGCTGCAGGTGTATGGG GCCTACACGCccagacacacacatacccaaCCAAAAAAATCTCCCAAGCTCCTCTCTTAG AATATCCTCCGAATCCTAAATCTAGAGCTCCAAGGATGCTGGTCATTAAGAAAGGTAATACAAAAGACTTACAGCTATCTGGATTCCCAGTGGTAGGAAATCTTCAGTCACAACCAGTTAAGAACGGGACTGGTCCAAGTGTTTATAAAGGCTTAGTCCCTAAACCTGCTGCTCCACCTACAAAA cCTGCACAATGGAAAAgccaaactaaagaaaataaagttgggACTTCTTACCCTCATGAGCCTACATATGGCGTTGGCAACTTCAATGCTTTTAAATCAGCTGCCAAGAATTTTAGTCCATCAACAACTTCAGTGAAAGAG tgtaaTCGCTCAAATTCCTCTTCACCTGTTGACAAACTTAATCAGCAGCCTCGTCTAACCAAACTGACACGTATGCGCACTGATAAGAAGAGTGAATTTTTGAAAGCATTGAAAAGGGACAGAGTAGAAGAGGAGCATGAAGATGAAAGTCATGCTGGCTCAGAGAAG GATGATGATTCATTTAATTTGCATAACAGCAATAGTACTCACCAAGAAAGGGACATAAATCGAAACTTTGATGAAAATGAAATTCCACAGGAGAATGGCAATGCCTCTGTAATTTCCCAGCAGATCATTCGGTCTTCTACCTTTCCACAAACTGATGTTCTTTCCAGTTCACTTGAGGCAGAACACAG ATTGTTAAAGGAGATGGGCTGGCAAGAAGACAGTGAGAATGATGAAACATGTGCTCCCTTaactgaggatgaaatgagagaaTTCCAAGTTATTAGTGAACAG TTACAGAAGAATGGTCTGAggaaaaatggtattttgaaaaATGGCCTGATCTGTGACTTCAAGTTTGGACCCTGGAAAAACAGCACTTTCAAACCCACTATTGAGAATGATGACACAGAGACAAGTAGCAGTGACACAtcagatgatgatgatgtgtgA
- the GPBP1 gene encoding vasculin isoform X2 — protein MAQHDFAPAWLNFPTPPSSTKSSINFEKHSENFSWTENRYDVNRRRHNSSDGFDSGIGRPNGGNFGRKEKNGWRMHGRNGTENINHRGGYHGGSSRSRSSIFHSGKSQGLHENSIPDNETGRKEDKRERKQFEAEDFPSLNPEYEREPNQNKSLAAGVWEYPPNPKSRAPRMLVIKKGNTKDLQLSGFPVVGNLQSQPVKNGTGPSVYKGLVPKPAAPPTKPAQWKSQTKENKVGTSYPHEPTYGVGNFNAFKSAAKNFSPSTTSVKECNRSNSSSPVDKLNQQPRLTKLTRMRTDKKSEFLKALKRDRVEEEHEDESHAGSEKDDDSFNLHNSNSTHQERDINRNFDENEIPQENGNASVISQQIIRSSTFPQTDVLSSSLEAEHRLLKEMGWQEDSENDETCAPLTEDEMREFQVISEQLQKNGLRKNGILKNGLICDFKFGPWKNSTFKPTIENDDTETSSSDTSDDDDV, from the exons TCGTCAATAAATTTTGAGAAGCATTCTGAAAACTTTTCATGGACAGAAAATCGTTATGATGTGAATCGTCGACGACACAACTCTTCAGATGGCTTTGATTCTGGTATTGGACGTCCTAATGGAG GTAattttggaaggaaagaaaaaaatggatggcgGATGCATGGAAGAAATGGTACTGAAAACATAAATCATCGAGGGGGATACCATGGTGGAAGTTCCCGTTCTCGTAGCAGTATTTTCCATTCTGGAAAAAGCCAAGGACTACATGAAAACAGCATACCTGACAACGAAACAGGGCGGAAAGAAGACAAGAGAGAACGCAAACAGTTTGAGGCTGAGGATTTT cCGTCTTTAAATCCTGAATATGAGAGAGAACCAAATCAGAATAAATCTTTAGCTGCAGGTGTATGGG AATATCCTCCGAATCCTAAATCTAGAGCTCCAAGGATGCTGGTCATTAAGAAAGGTAATACAAAAGACTTACAGCTATCTGGATTCCCAGTGGTAGGAAATCTTCAGTCACAACCAGTTAAGAACGGGACTGGTCCAAGTGTTTATAAAGGCTTAGTCCCTAAACCTGCTGCTCCACCTACAAAA cCTGCACAATGGAAAAgccaaactaaagaaaataaagttgggACTTCTTACCCTCATGAGCCTACATATGGCGTTGGCAACTTCAATGCTTTTAAATCAGCTGCCAAGAATTTTAGTCCATCAACAACTTCAGTGAAAGAG tgtaaTCGCTCAAATTCCTCTTCACCTGTTGACAAACTTAATCAGCAGCCTCGTCTAACCAAACTGACACGTATGCGCACTGATAAGAAGAGTGAATTTTTGAAAGCATTGAAAAGGGACAGAGTAGAAGAGGAGCATGAAGATGAAAGTCATGCTGGCTCAGAGAAG GATGATGATTCATTTAATTTGCATAACAGCAATAGTACTCACCAAGAAAGGGACATAAATCGAAACTTTGATGAAAATGAAATTCCACAGGAGAATGGCAATGCCTCTGTAATTTCCCAGCAGATCATTCGGTCTTCTACCTTTCCACAAACTGATGTTCTTTCCAGTTCACTTGAGGCAGAACACAG ATTGTTAAAGGAGATGGGCTGGCAAGAAGACAGTGAGAATGATGAAACATGTGCTCCCTTaactgaggatgaaatgagagaaTTCCAAGTTATTAGTGAACAG TTACAGAAGAATGGTCTGAggaaaaatggtattttgaaaaATGGCCTGATCTGTGACTTCAAGTTTGGACCCTGGAAAAACAGCACTTTCAAACCCACTATTGAGAATGATGACACAGAGACAAGTAGCAGTGACACAtcagatgatgatgatgtgtgA